A genomic stretch from Edaphobacter aggregans includes:
- the tig gene encoding trigger factor, with protein sequence MSDRGGITQTPRLEGIALTPTETTETNATAELQSEQTHTHDHAHDHDHEHHHHDHAPSLNPELTREIEVEAPAEEVSKAFKKVVKRYQKLARIPGFRAGKVPESLIKSKFAKEVRQEVLESLVSERFRKAIDEQKLQPVSEPQLLDLQLFDEQPLKFKAAFEVAPEFEVAGYDSVKVAKPEVALTNDEFDAELSRVLDSHATVEPVEEDRALVDGDWAEIQFRGEVQDLAQTVTEEGVANASKSEPITGEDVLIEIGGKNTLPAFNEALRGTKPGQELKFEVSYPADFGEQRLAGQTVSYDVTVKSIKKKTYPERDAEFAKQLGDYEGWDDFETKLREYASNRKKDALESQAKDKMLEELIGKYQFPVPESFVQQQVDARLDRGLRALAQQGMKAEDMRKLDFGRLRAAQRDQAVNEVKASMILDRIAQAENVVVSDEDLDRELLMLSIQSREPLEALRDRLAKDGGLDRIREQMRREKTGSVLYEKLSA encoded by the coding sequence TGGAAGGCATTGCTTTGACCCCGACTGAGACAACAGAGACGAATGCGACTGCCGAGCTGCAGTCTGAACAGACACATACCCACGACCACGCGCATGATCACGACCATGAGCATCATCATCATGATCACGCCCCCTCGCTGAACCCTGAACTGACGCGCGAAATTGAAGTGGAAGCGCCGGCTGAAGAGGTTTCGAAGGCCTTCAAGAAGGTGGTGAAGCGTTACCAGAAGCTGGCGCGGATTCCTGGATTCCGTGCGGGCAAGGTTCCCGAGTCGCTGATCAAGTCGAAGTTCGCCAAGGAAGTGCGGCAAGAGGTTCTTGAGAGCCTGGTGTCCGAGCGCTTCCGTAAGGCGATCGACGAGCAGAAGCTGCAGCCCGTGTCGGAACCACAACTTCTGGACCTGCAGCTTTTCGATGAGCAACCGCTGAAGTTCAAGGCTGCGTTTGAGGTGGCCCCGGAGTTTGAAGTTGCGGGCTATGACAGCGTGAAGGTCGCGAAACCTGAGGTTGCGCTGACGAACGACGAGTTCGATGCCGAGTTGAGCCGCGTGCTCGACAGCCATGCGACGGTTGAGCCGGTGGAAGAGGATCGTGCGCTGGTTGATGGCGACTGGGCCGAGATCCAGTTCCGCGGCGAGGTGCAGGACCTTGCGCAGACCGTGACTGAGGAAGGCGTTGCCAATGCTTCGAAGAGCGAGCCGATTACGGGCGAGGATGTGCTGATCGAGATTGGCGGAAAAAATACGCTGCCTGCGTTCAACGAGGCTCTGCGCGGTACCAAGCCTGGGCAGGAGCTGAAGTTTGAAGTGTCGTATCCGGCTGACTTTGGTGAGCAGCGGCTTGCTGGTCAGACCGTCAGCTACGATGTGACCGTGAAGAGCATCAAGAAGAAGACCTACCCCGAACGCGATGCTGAATTCGCCAAACAGCTTGGCGACTACGAGGGCTGGGATGACTTTGAGACCAAGCTACGGGAGTACGCATCGAATCGCAAGAAGGACGCGCTGGAGAGCCAGGCGAAGGACAAGATGCTGGAAGAGCTGATCGGGAAGTACCAGTTCCCTGTTCCTGAGTCGTTCGTACAACAGCAGGTTGATGCGCGGCTCGATCGCGGTTTGCGTGCGCTGGCTCAGCAAGGCATGAAGGCCGAGGACATGCGCAAGCTGGACTTCGGCAGACTGCGGGCCGCTCAGAGGGACCAAGCGGTCAACGAGGTGAAGGCCTCGATGATTCTCGATAGAATTGCGCAGGCCGAGAATGTAGTGGTCAGCGACGAGGATCTGGACCGCGAGTTGCTGATGTTGTCGATTCAGTCGCGCGAGCCTCTCGAGGCCTTGCGTGACAGACTTGCCAAGGACGGCGGCCTGGACAGGATTCGCGAGCAGATGCGGCGCGAGAAGACCGGAAGCGTGCTCTACGAGAAGTTGTCCGCGTAG